Below is a window of Fibrobacter sp. UWB11 DNA.
TGCATAAGTTTCATCATCCAGAAGCACGTTTTCACCTTCCTGACGCTTCAGCACAAGTTCCGGCAATTCATCGCCTTCAAGGAGACCTTCAACCTTATATGTATACTTTTCAGGATCGGCTTCGCTATAGAACTTAGACGTATCTTGAACGGTCACGGTCACAACCTTGGGCTTCACCGTAAGAGCATTTGCAACATACTTTGTTACGGTATAGTTACTATTTGTCGGATTCTTCTGATCGAATGTCAAAGCATATTCACCGGCATCGAGGAGTCCCGACTTGTTGAGAGTCACGTGGATATTATCGAGTTCGTCACCTTCCAAGAGGCTATCTGCAAACCACGTAAATTCAGCAGGGATTTCATCACCGAAGGTGATTGTATCAGCCTTGGCGGTAACCACCAAAGACCTCGGATCAATCTGCAATGCACCATCCGTAATATTGAAAGTCACATTGGTATAGTTGACAGAAGTATTCTTGAATGCGCTTGCAGAAAGGCCCATCGTGTACTTGCCGACATCCTTTCCAGAAACTACAGAATCACCGGTATATTCAACAAACTTGAGGGAGTAAGCTTCGCTATTGGCAGAGATGTCAAAGCCCTTCACAGTATGTTCTTTACCATCATATTGAAGCAATTCGGTATGGCCCTTAACAGTTACCACAATCTTGTCGTTGTTAGCAGTAATGGTCAACTTGCCATCTTCGGTACTTACAACATAATTCGGATTTGATTTTTCATCGACGCTTGCTGTAATAGCGTATTCGCCAGCATCTTCGCCAGCTTCGCGCATCAAGGCAACACCCTTCAGTTCATCTTGTACACCACCAAGCGTTACAATACCGTCAACTGTGTAAGCCAGTTCGGGATCCTTTTCACCAAACTTTTTGGTAATGTTCGTTACCTTCAGAGTAACGTCCTTCTTCGTAATGGTAAGGTAACCGGGCACGACTGTCAACGTGTAGTTCGAATTAGAACCTTCTGCGAAATCAACGCTAACCTTGTATTTGCCGACATCTTCACCTTCAGCACGAGTTAGAGTTGCACCACTAAGGCTTTCACCCTTGACAAGACCATCTGCAGTGAAGGTGAACTTCGGGTCCTTGTCGCCATAAGTTTTTTCAGCTTCGTCAACGTTGACCGTGACAGCCTTCTTTTTAACAGTGAGCGTACCGCTCTTTGTCGTCACCTTGTAGTTCGGATTCGACTTGACATTCACGCTTGCAGAGATTGCATACTCGCCAACACTTTCAAGGTCAGTAGAAGAGCACTTTGCACATGTAAGCGAAACATCCTTCAGTTCGTCCGTACCGACAAGACCTGTAGCCTTGTATGTAAATGCAGGAGTTGCTTCGCCATAAGTTTTCGAGACGTTATCCACGGTCACCGTGGCAGCAGCAGGCTGAACAACAAACGTTCCAGAAACAGCATAGATGTAGTAATCGGCAGTTTCTTTACAGTAAGCCGGTTCGCAGCCTGTAATTTTAGGCGGCTTATCGCTATACTCTGTACCATCAATGCTAACGCTAATCTTGTAGCTGCCAGCATTTTCACCTTCAGCGCGAGCCAAAGTAATCTTGCCTAACTTTTCATAATCAGCTGCGGTGATGTTACCAACAATATCGTATTTGAAATCCTTCGGATCACTTTCACCATAGACTTTTGCTGTACTCGTGACAACAATGTTAATCTTGGTCTTGATAATGACCATAGACGCAGGATCGATAAGGAAATCGTAATTGGGGAAAAGTTCGGTCAAATTTACAGACGGATCTTTGGAAATTTTAAACTTGGCTCCGACTTCTTCTTCACCTTCGGCGACAACCAATTTCAAATTTTTATTCAAAGCCGAAGTGAAATTATCCAAAGTATCGGCATTAAGCGTGCTCATTTCACTATCTTCACCGATAGTCCAAGTCAGGTCTGGAGTTTTACCACCCAGTTCTTTTTCTACATCGTCAATGACTATATGGACGCCTTTAGGAGTAATTTCAAAGGTCTTCGTGGCAACATCGCCATTACTCAAAGTCACGGTTACGGAACCAGCATCAGAACCGGCATTTATATTTTTACCGTAAGTAATTTTGGTAAAGTCGGACTCAAAAAACTCATCGTTACCGCATATAACCTTTTTAACGGTAGGCTTCACCTGGTTACCGGTGAACTCCAAATTATTAGTCGATATGTTGACTGTACAGGAACCCGCGGCAAATGCACTAGAGAATGCTGCCGACATAGCAAAAGCAAACAATGCAATTTTTTTCATCATAAACCACTCTCTTTTAATCAAACCCTATACAAAATATAATTTTTTACTTACGTTTTCAACTGCCAACATCGTCAAAACGTTGTAAAATGGCACAATAACGACAAAAAACCGCCCCTTTTGAGGAGCGGCCTTCAAACTTTAAGTGGGTTGAGAATTACATTTGGGTGCTACGCACCCGTCCGTAACTGCACCTCGGTCATAAGTTCAAACTAGTTTGAACTTGCGACTCTCGGTTTGTTACTTCTCAGCAACCACCCAAACCTTGACCTGTGCTTCAACGTCGCTGAAGACCTTGACAGTCACGGTGTAAACACCGAGCTGCTTGATCGGTTCAGCAAGGTCGATCTGAGCACGGGAAACCTTAACACCAGCCTTAGTGATTGCTTCAGCGATGTCACCTGCGGTCACAGAACCGTAGAGACGTTCGCCTTCAACAACGCGGCGTTCGAGGTTGACAGAAACCTGTGCGAGCTTTGCAGCCACGTCACCAGCAGCAGCGAGTTCCTTCTGGAACTGAGCTTCAACAGCAGCGCGGTTGTTTTCGATTTCGAGCTTGGCTTCCTTAGTTGCGCGAACAGCGAGCTTACGCGGGAAGAGGTAGTTACGTGCGTAACCATCCTTAACCTTCACGACGTCGAGCATCTTGCCCAAGTGGGGGACATTAGCCTTAAGAATAATTTCCATAGTCTAGTTCCTCCTATTAGCGCATGCTGTCCGAAACGAACGGGAGAATAGCCATCTGACGGGCACGCTTGATAGCTTCGTTCAGCATACGCTGATACTTAGCGGAAGTGCCAGAAATGCGGCGCGGGATGATCTTGCCACGTTCAGAGATAAAGCGACGAAGAGTCTTTTCGTCCTTGTAGTCAATGAACTTGACGTTGTTCTCAGTGAACCAGCAAGTCTTCTTGCGGCGAATACGAGTAGCCTGCTTCTTATCTTCAAAAGCCATTATTCAGCCTCCCCTTCTTCTGCGTCAACCGGGATGATTTCTTCGGTGGACTGTGTCTGAGTCTGATCATAAACGATTTCGCTCATCGGATAATCAGCGAGGGTCATCCAACGGAGAACGTTTTCATTCAGCTTGAGAGCGGCTTCCATAGCAGCGACCGTTGCAGCTTCTGCCTTGTAGTAGAAGATGACATAGTAGCCGTGCTGGCGCTTGTTGATTGTGTATGCGAGCTTACGCTTGCCCCAGTCGTCACGGCGGAGAATTTCGCCGTTGCCGCTGGTGATGTTCTTGCCGATGGTCTCGACTTCAGCCTTGATAGCGTCGTCAGAGATCATAGCGTCGATGATCACCATCGTTTCGTATTGTCTCATAATGAGTCCCTTTGGTCTATCGCCCAGGTACCACCATTGGCCCTGGGAGGGTTCCGATTAAATCGGTGTGCCTAATATAGAAAAAAGGATTTTTTATGTCAAACCTCGGGAGGCAGTCGAGTTAGGAATTAGGAGTTAGTATGCTTTAAATGCCGAACTGGAGACCGATAAATCCGGCTACAGCCCATTCCTTAACGCCACGGTTGAAATAGCGCTGGAAAATCATTTCAAAAGAAACCCACGTAGAACGGAGGTTTTTGCCCGCCCAAGGCCATGCCTCACGCAAGTTAAAAGCAACGCCAGGACTGAACGACACCAGTTGCGCCCATGATAAGTTGAACTCATAAGAAGCAGCTGCGCTAAGTCCCAAATAACGGAAAATGACAAGCCCCATGCCAGCTTCTACACCAAAAGTGAAGCCGTCGAGCGAAAACATTTTTTCGCAGTTCTTTTCGATTTGCAAAGAATCAGAGTCATCGTCGCTAGAAGATTCGCCATCAGACGATTCATCTTTTTTTACCCCATCACGGAGTTCATTTCGGAATTCGGACAAATCGGTCGTTTCCAGACCAAACATGGGAGAAATATAAAAGTCCGCACCTGTAAAGCCCCGATGGAAACGAACATTCAATCGATAGCGCTGGTACATGAGCATGACGTCGCGATCCAGCGTTCCACCAAAGAACCGAACATCAAAACCACCCGTGATGTATTCCTTGTAATGGTATTCCAATTGACCTTGCCACACGCCCAAACAATCGCAATCCTTGGATGCATTGAAAAGGCCGGCGCCGATACCTACAGAAAGTCCTTGACCTAGAAACGCAGACTGATGCGGCAAGGGAACATTACATTCTTCCTTAGCAACAGGCGTTGTCTTTTCAGGCATAACAACATAAACAGTATCAACGACAGTATCACGAACAACG
It encodes the following:
- a CDS encoding MBG domain-containing protein produces the protein MMKKIALFAFAMSAAFSSAFAAGSCTVNISTNNLEFTGNQVKPTVKKVICGNDEFFESDFTKITYGKNINAGSDAGSVTVTLSNGDVATKTFEITPKGVHIVIDDVEKELGGKTPDLTWTIGEDSEMSTLNADTLDNFTSALNKNLKLVVAEGEEEVGAKFKISKDPSVNLTELFPNYDFLIDPASMVIIKTKINIVVTSTAKVYGESDPKDFKYDIVGNITAADYEKLGKITLARAEGENAGSYKISVSIDGTEYSDKPPKITGCEPAYCKETADYYIYAVSGTFVVQPAAATVTVDNVSKTYGEATPAFTYKATGLVGTDELKDVSLTCAKCSSTDLESVGEYAISASVNVKSNPNYKVTTKSGTLTVKKKAVTVNVDEAEKTYGDKDPKFTFTADGLVKGESLSGATLTRAEGEDVGKYKVSVDFAEGSNSNYTLTVVPGYLTITKKDVTLKVTNITKKFGEKDPELAYTVDGIVTLGGVQDELKGVALMREAGEDAGEYAITASVDEKSNPNYVVSTEDGKLTITANNDKIVVTVKGHTELLQYDGKEHTVKGFDISANSEAYSLKFVEYTGDSVVSGKDVGKYTMGLSASAFKNTSVNYTNVTFNITDGALQIDPRSLVVTAKADTITFGDEIPAEFTWFADSLLEGDELDNIHVTLNKSGLLDAGEYALTFDQKNPTNSNYTVTKYVANALTVKPKVVTVTVQDTSKFYSEADPEKYTYKVEGLLEGDELPELVLKRQEGENVLLDDETYAISATFAKEEPSKNYSVKIRQGEFTIKPCTQRITVAIYGENIVAKYNDGEEITVNKSFDVSPMRIPGEPWLPEEFAYKKEFVSYKGEMTMTEKELGDYPMGLVASDFVNISPNFENINFVVTIDGSFKITDQETSIAGVKGVKTFGLSAGNRSIQVSGSTVGKQFAVLDLQGRVVRKGVVESSNFEIPVPNTGIYMVRIGTSAQRVRVK
- the rplI gene encoding 50S ribosomal protein L9, with amino-acid sequence MEIILKANVPHLGKMLDVVKVKDGYARNYLFPRKLAVRATKEAKLEIENNRAAVEAQFQKELAAAGDVAAKLAQVSVNLERRVVEGERLYGSVTAGDIAEAITKAGVKVSRAQIDLAEPIKQLGVYTVTVKVFSDVEAQVKVWVVAEK
- the rpsR gene encoding 30S ribosomal protein S18, which produces MAFEDKKQATRIRRKKTCWFTENNVKFIDYKDEKTLRRFISERGKIIPRRISGTSAKYQRMLNEAIKRARQMAILPFVSDSMR
- the rpsF gene encoding 30S ribosomal protein S6; this encodes MRQYETMVIIDAMISDDAIKAEVETIGKNITSGNGEILRRDDWGKRKLAYTINKRQHGYYVIFYYKAEAATVAAMEAALKLNENVLRWMTLADYPMSEIVYDQTQTQSTEEIIPVDAEEGEAE